A segment of the Vibrio aquimaris genome:
TCTGTCTCTATTGCAGTTTTAGCATTTTATTTTGGTGCATGGGTACCAAGGTCGGTTCCAATTATTTATGGAGCATTTTTATGTTTATTGTGCGGCGGCTCTCGATTAATGGTCAGGGTTCTTGTTGCGCAAGCGACAGATAAAGGCAAGAAGAGTGTTCTCATTTATGGTGCTGGCTCTGCGGGTAGGCAATTGGCGTTAGCATTGCGTTCTTCTGAAACACATAAGGTTATTGGTTTCATTGATGAAGATAAAACTCTTTATAACACCATTATTATGGGGCTGAAGGTCAAAGGAATCAGTCATGCGCAATCGCTTATCTCTAAGTACTCTGTGAGCCAAATATTACTTGCAGTGCCCAGTGCATCACGTGCAAGACGCAGGGAAATTCTTGATTCGTTAGTTCACCTTTCTGCTGAGGTACTTACAGTCCCTGACATGCAAGATATAGTCGAGGGTAAGGCTAAGATTGATGAGCTGAAAGATGTTGCTATTGAAGATTTACTTGGGCGAGACTCAGTCGCACCTAAACCACCTTTAATGGAAGCAAATATCAAAGGCAAGGTGGTAATGGTTACTGGTGCTGGTGGTTCGATTGGTTCTGAGCTTTGCCGGCAAATCATCCGTCAGAAGCCAAAAGCTCTTGTCTTATATGAGCTATCCGAGTTCGCGCTTTACCAAATAGATAGGGAGCTATCAGGTTTATTAGAGAATGAACAAATAGCTGTAGAAGTAATTCCTCTACTTGGCTCTGTTCAAGCAGTGAATCGTCTCGCTACTGTGATGAAAAGTTTTGGCGTTAATACAGTGTACCATGCTGCTGCATACAAACATGTTCCTTTGGTTGAGTATAATGTTGTTGAAGGAGTACGAAATAATGTATTTGGTACATATTACGCAGCTAAGGCGGCGATTGAAGCTAGCGTTGAATCATTTGTATTAATATCAACGGATAAGGCGGTCAGGCCGACAAATATTATGGGAACAACTAAGCGAATGGCTGAGCTTGGTTTGCAAGCTTTAGCGGAGCAGGAAGGGAATAAAGAAAATGGCACTCGGTTTTGCATGGTTCGTTTTGGTAATGTTTTAGGCTCTTCTGGCTCAGTGATCCCTTTGTTTAAAAAGCAAATTGTATGTGGTGGCCCTGTGACAGTTACTCATCCTGATATCATTCGTTACTTTATGACCATTCCTGAAGCTGCTCAGTTAGTTATTCAAGCGGGCGCAATGGGCAAAGGTGGAGATGTCTTTGTACTCGATATGGGAGAACCGGTTAAAATAGCGGATTTAGCGGTGAACTTAATTCAACTGTCGGGTTTAGAGCTTAAAGATGAATCTAACCCCTATGGAGATATTGAGATTAAGTTTTCAGGCCTTCGTCCAGGAGAGAAACTTTTTGAAGAGCTTTTGATTGAGGATAATGTGTCTCTAACAGAACATCCAAGAATTATGGCCGCCAACGAAAGGTTTCTGCCGATCGACGAATATGGTGAATTACTCAACTTACTTGACAGTGCTTGCCACAACTTTGAACATGAAAAGATTAGAAAACTGTTAGTTGAAGCGCCTACGGACTTTAGCCCTACAGATGGTATTGGTGATCTGGTTTGGCGAAAGTTACATGCCCTTAAAGATGAAGCTGATGATGCTGTTATCCACTAACACATAGCCTCAAATTAGGTTGTATTTTTTAGTCATAAAATCTGCTTCAATATTCTATCCGCCTTAACACGAGTGATTTGGCGGATCAGCTTTTGAGCGGCTTCTGGGTAATCCTCGGCTTTCTCTAATTGCCTGTAGGTGCAGATAAGCTGAGTGTGTTGAAGAATGTTTTCCGCTTCTTTTTCAAATTGTGTTTTTAAATGCTGGTGTTTATCTTGAATAAGAATGGCATTTTCTAGATCTAAACTCCAAGCTCTTGGGTTTAAGTTACTGCCCGTGATCAGCATATAGCGCTTATCAACCCAAATTCCTTTGAGGTGAAAGCTGTTATTATCGTGCTTCCATAAATGGATAGAGAGTTTACGACTGGCAATGTGCGCTTCATTAGCTTTGGCAAATAGGCGCAAATTTCGTTCATACAGGTAAGGTAGTCCGCCAATTGTTTTGAATTCTTCTTCGGGGGAGATATAAAAGTCATTCGCTGTCTTATCACCCACCACTATGGTTACGTTTACACCGCGTCTAATCGCTTTTTTTACTTCTCTGGCAACGCTGCGAGGAAAATTAAAATAGGGAGTGCAGATGAAGATCTCTTCTTTTGCTTGCGCGAGTAGTTGATTAACCGTTTGGTTAAGTTTGTTGCGCTTTTTACCCACGCCAACAAGAGGTGTGAGTGCAACTTGCTCTTGAGAAATAGTTTGTGGCTCGTATTGATAACTGGCTTTTGCTAGTGAAGCTCTTAACTGCCGGATCTGAGTTCTGATTTGCTTGGTGTTAGGTTGATTTGGAGAAGAAAGGTCATGAACCGCTGGATGTTCGATCATTTCCGCTTCAATAAAGCGGACCATGCTATCGGCAAGAGATTTATTATTCAGTACCTGATAGCGGTCAAAACGATAGCGTTCATTATAATTAAGGTAGATGTTATTTAGGCTTGCGCCGCTGTAGATCACTTGATCGTCAATAACAAAGCCTTTTAGATGCAATACACCAAAGACTTCTCGACCTCTGACTGGAACGCCAAAGACGGGGATTTGATGAGTGTTTTGAGTGGCGAAATTCTTATACATAGCAGCATTGGTTTCACCGGGCTCTGCGCCAATCAAGCCTCTTTGCGCTCTGTGCCAGTCGACACACACCTTGATGTCGAGCCCCGGGTTGTTTTGTTTCGCTTGGTAAAGCTCGGTTAAGATCTCTCTTCCTGCTTCATCATCTTCTAGGTAAAGAGCGACAAGGTATATTCTTTTACTTGCCTGACGAATCGCTTCAATTAAGCGAATTCGAAAGTCTTTGGCTGTAAACAGTGTTTCTAACTGTGTTGGGTCTTGAGCCAAAGTAGGAAGTTGGTCGAATAAGTTCCTGCGAGTCATCATGTTGGACTAAATGCCTTTACTGAAAATGGACAAGGATAGTAGCAAAATGTGTTAGTGGTTCCTAGCGGTTAGCTCTTAGTTCTCGCTGCACAATTGTAAAACTTGTTCTACCGGTGAGGACGTAAGCTAATTTCACCACCAATGAAGGTTTCAATCCCGCATTCGGTTTCAAGTAGTACTGCGCCCTGTTCATTTATACCGCGTGATACACCAATGATTTCCCTTTGCCCCATGATGAGTTTTACTGGTCGATGAATAAAGTTGTCTAAGCGATTCCATCTATCAACGAAGCCTTGCATGCCTTGTTGCTCGTAGTCTAATAACGCTCGATTTAACGTTTTAATCATAGTGATTGCAAGCTGATTGCGGTCAATATCCTGATGACCTGCGACCTCACATAAACTTGCCCAGGGTTGGGTGATTCCTTCCGTTTGCTCTGTCATCATAAGATTAAGGCCCATACCTATAACAAGGTTAGCAGCGCCTCCTGCTTGCCCAGACATCTCGACCAAAATGCCTGCCAATTTGCGATCTTGGTAATAAAGATCGTTTGGCCACTTTAGCTTTACCTCTTTGAGATTAAGCTGCTCTAAAGCTTCAACTATCGCAACGCCAACAACCAAGCTTAATCCCATTGCCGCCGCCATACCGGCATCGAGTCGCCAGTACATAGACAGATATAAGTTCGTCCCAAAGGGAGAAATCCATTCCCTGCCTCTTCGGCCGCGGCCTTTTAGTTGATACTCAGACAAACACACAGAACCTGAGTTCAATCTATTGATATTATCAAGTAAGTACTGGTTGGTAGAGTCAATAATGGGTATAAGCTCTACATGATTGTTTGTTTGGGCTTGTATGATATCTTGGTTAAGCAGTTGCATGGGATTTGCTAATTGATAGCCTTTACCTTGGACTCGAAAAACATCGACCCCCCATGCTTGTATGCCCTTGATATGCTTGCTGATAGCGGCTCTTGATATGCCAAACTTCTCGCCAAGGTCTTCACCGGAATGAAATCCTCCTTGAGATAATGACTTTAATATCGAAAGTTTAATAGAATGCTCTTTCATTATAATGTCTCTATCAAGTTAGCTAAGTTTGTTTCTGTGTGAGAGCCAATAAAGCGCACTTCATGCTCAAGTTGAATTTGGAATTTTTTGAACACTTCGCAATAAACTTTAGCGGCAAGTTTTACCACATCATCACTGCTAGCTTTGCCTTTATTCACCAGAACAAGCGCCTGATTTTGGTGGACTTCAGCCCCTCCAACAGCAGCACCCTTGAGTTGGCATTGATCTATTAACCAGCCAGCTGCAACTTTTACCCCTTGTGGAGTAGAGTAGGCGACCATATTCGGGTATGTTTGTTGAAGCTTTAGAAAGTGCTGGTGAGAAATGATGGGGTTTTTGAAAAAACTGCCCGCATTGCCAAGTTTGGCTGGGTCGGGAAGTTTTTCAATGCGCACTTGGCATACTCGCTCAAAGACTTGTTTTGCGGTGAGTCCATTATTATCTAGGGTTTGAAGAGGACCGTATCCAGTATTGGGCTGCCAATTTTTAGCAAGCTTAATGCCTATCGCAACTATTACAACTTGCTGGTGGAGATCATGTTTAAACACTGAATCTCTATAACCAAACTCGCATTGCTCCGCACTAAGCCTTTTAACCTCGAAATTTTTCAAGCACAAAACATCAACGTATTCACATAAATCTTTAAATTCAACCCCATAAGCGCCGATGTTTTGAATGGGCGCGGTACCAGCACAGCCAGGAATGAGCGCAAGATTTTCTAATCCCAAGTAGCCTTGTTCGATACTCCATTTGACCAAGTCTGGCCAGTTTTCGCCACCTGCTATGTGTAAATGCCACGAGTCAGCAGTTTCAGTCACCGTTTTCCCAAGTAATTGGTTGAGTAGTACAACGCCTTGATATGGCTGAGTAAAAAGCACATTGCTACCTTTGCCAAGCATTAATTTGGGTAAGCTTGACCATTTCGGATTCTGGTAGACGTCTTTAATATGGTCAACGGTCTTCACTTCTACTAGATATTGGCAGCTTTGTTCTATCGAGAATGTGTGAAAGCGACTAAGGTCTGCATTGGCTAAAATTTGCATTGGATTTATCGAGTAATCTAAACTGGCTTCATTCTACCCCAATTTGCAGTTTGGTGATAATGAGTCCTATCCAGATAGAAGTGTTAGATCCTGTAAAACTCCCACTCGTAGCTCGCTTATATAAATCCTATTACCGTTCAGGTAAAGCAAAAAAAGACGAATTGACGATTGCGGGAAGCGTAGACAAACAGATGATCGCCGTGGTGCGTTTTAAAAGTGTTGAAGAGAATCGATTATTGACCGGCATGCTTGTTGTGCCTGAGTTTAGGAGCCAAGGCCTAGCTCATCGATTGATGTCATATTGTGAGCAGTATGTGCTTCAAAGTGGGGACTTTTGTTTCGCCTATTCAGAGCTGGAAAGCTTTTATCAGCAGCATGGGTTTGTCACTCTTGGTTCCGATTCCTTGCCAAATACGCTCAAGGGACTGTTTGAGCGCTACAGTCAGAAAAAATCACTAGTTGCAATGAAATACGGCTGATGTGTGAACATCAGCCGCATTATATGCATTTCCTAGTTAATTGAACTTGGCCTTTGGAACCAAGGTGAGCGGGCGTCTGTTTCGTCAAATAGGCTATGCTTCTTGCGTAGCATCTGACCACCGTCCCTAGTTAAAGGCTCCCAGCTTATTACCGCGCGATTGGTACTTGGCTTAACCGTGAGTATGTCGAATGGGATAGAGATATAGAAACCTTTATTATAACTACCTTCACCATACTCTTCGGCGGTTAGATCTGTTTTTGTTGCATAAACACCAACTATGATCCCAGTATCGAATTGCTTAGACACATCAACTCTCGCACCTACGTCACCTCCCAAGAATTTACCTGCGCTGACTTTAATCAAAGTGCTATCAAGGAATGACCAGCTTGGCATATAGTAGCCAGTCACGTGCCCTGTGGTGCCACGGCTCAAGACATAAGCTTGGCAAGAAGGAATTCGAGCGTCACACTTTGCCTCATCATAAAAGAAATAGTCATCTTGATATACTCCGAACCAAGAATCAGGATCTCTTTGACTAACGACATTAAAGTCCACTCCAAGCGCCCAGTTAGTGTTCAGTGGGCGGTAGAGAACTTCACTACCCACACCAGCAAACATCATTTCTAGATAGCCGCCATACATTTGGGTGTAGACTTCTTCCATTGGCTGTTCAAACCAAGTTAGCTGGAGGTTTTGTAGTCTTACTGGATTATCATCGACATAGGCACGGAACATAGTTCTAACCCTAGGTGTCGAGTAATTTCTAACGTGAGGAGAGTTTTCGACGTAGTTAAACTTATCGTAGTTATCGACAAGATTGAAATATAAGGAGCCGCCTAATTCCAAGTTGTCAGTTAGCCAGTAGTTGGACTTAGCGCTTAAGCCGATACTGTATAGATAAAACGATTCAGGTCCACCAATGCTTTGCTGCAATACCGGATCGATACCGTAATCCCAATTGTTTTTACTGGTGGCAACTCTTACTTTTGAAGATTGCTCAGGCTCTGAATATGACAGGCTGTCGGCTATCTTGGCATCTGGTGATTGATAGTCGGATGCATCAACAAAGGCTTTCCTATCAACACTTGTTTGAGTTAGATCCATACCGTTCTTTTGCTCAACAATTTGAATGACTTGAATTGATTCATTAGCATGGTGAGTCAGTATTGTGGCTGCTCTATCAACCGCTTGCTCTCTATCTCTGTATTTGACCTGCTCACCTTTCAGTGTCACCACGTCTTTATCTACGGAAATGGAGTTGTTGCTATAGCCAGCATTTTTCTCGATTTGCTCAGCGACTTGCTGCCAATCTGTGTCGTTTACTGTTGGTCGCAATTGGCCTTGAGAGTAGAGCTTGTCTTCATCTCGCCAGTTTGGCTTAATCTCATTGAAGTTAGTGTATAAATTAAAACCAAAGACAACCGTGTTTCCGCGCTGATAGCTTAGCTTGGCATCTCCCCAATCTCCAAGTCGATAGTTCACGCCAAAGTTCCACGGCGTGCTTTGCACCATGGGTTTAGACGCATTTCGTGTGTTGGGAAAATCTTCAGAGTAGTCGTTACCTTCGTATTCAACTTTAAGACGTAGTGGTTCATAAGGTGTTTGATATTCAATGCCACCGAACAGTGCCGATGGGCCTTTAAACCAACGCTGAGCATCGAACTCACCACCACTGCCGTTATAATCGCTAGGCCTTGTGCAATAGCTATCGCTCAGTTTACAGGCTGGATTGGAGGCGCTTCCACTTTGTCCTAGATACCCCCAACCAAAACCCAGCGTGAAATCTAGGCTGCCAAAGCGCTTGGTTGCAGCGATATATTCACCATCAAACAATCCGGTACCTGAAAAATCTCTCACACCAATAGAGGTTTCAGGGAGATAATAGCCTTCTTCTAACAGCCTAATTTTAAAATCAACCCCTCTGTCTGTGTAAAGGTTATCACCACTATAGCTAGCGTCGCTACTGAAAGGAACGTCTGGCACACGGGTATAGTGAAGCGTGGTTTCTAACCATTCCATCAGTTGTAGAGAAACCATATAGTGTTGGTAATCATTACTCATGGTGAGGCCGACATTAAATTCCCCTTCTTTTGTCATTCGCCCTGTCGGCGTTTGCATCAGGCCTGTACCACCAAAATCGGATTGGGAGACTTTCCAATCTGCAGAGGTGTCAGACCATGCCGCTCCTGATAACAATAGGCATAGTGGGGTAACAAAACTCAGAGTACTACGTGTGTTCATTAGATACTTTTTCTCATGCTTATGAGTTTGATAATGTCTTTTTCAAGGGAACGGATGAATTGAGACCCAGAGTCAAAACCGACAAAGATAACTGTGCTTGGTGGTAAATGCGTCTGACTATTATTCCAATAGGCATAACCACTTTTTGTCGTGTGCCCGTCAGGATAGATTAGCCATACAAAGCTCTTGTCTGCGCCAGCTAATGGCTGAGCAATACTGATTGCATCAGAAAGTGAAGGAGAGTTAGAAATATCGATCTCTGAAGGTTTCTCAACCAAGCCCACTATATAAGAGAAATGATTGCGCTTTGGAAAGGCTAACTCATACTCTCCTGATAATTTCGGGTCTAAATTATTTTTTATTCGGATTTCATCGTAATCCAAGGGAATGAATAATCGATAGCCAACTTGCCAGCTTTCAATCTGTTTGATTAAAGTACTCGCGAGCACAGCATTTTCGCCCTCTAACTGGCTAAGCCGTTTTAGGACACTTTCTTTTAACCCAATAGCTTTGTTTAATTGAGCTTTATCAAAGAGTTGGTTGGCGATGAAGTAGGCATCACTGTAGCTATTGGTATTCTCTTTGATATCTTGAATAACTTGGCTGAGCCGTGCAGGATTCTTGTATTCAAACAGCACACTCTGCTGTGGAACTTGAACTATCAGCTTGTTTGCGAAAACATTGATAGATAGGAATAAAGCTAGCAAGGCTAGGATACGTGAGAGCATAAAATTTTAGCCTATGTAGGGTTTTAGAATTTCGAGTTCAATCATGAGATGTTCAGGGATGGGCCACTGAATGCTCTTTACAACTTGGCCTTGTTCATCTAACCAGAATGTACTTTGATAACTCTGGCTGCTTTTATCTGGAGTTATAATTTCGACAACTTTGTTAGTATTTTTTTGCCAGATGAGGGAAGTGAGGAGCTCTTTACCTACCACAGACGATTGAACACTTGCTTCTTGCTGTAAGTGATACCCTGGTTGCCAGTCGTAAGAGATTTTCCAAGAGTCCGACTCTGTTTTGGGTTGATAATAAGACTCTGAAGTGGTGACATTGAGCAGGTTATAATTGGGTAAATGGAGCGTTTTTACTACACGACCATTTTCTGTGACTATCATCGCGCCATCAGATGAGAGCCATTTTAATCTTGTGTTACCAGTGTCTGTATTAGTTTCAGCAAACGCTAAGACCATGAAAACTCGCGGCCCATCGTTTACTCGTGCATAAATACTGGCATAAGGTAGAGCTTCCACTTCATCTTTAGTCATATGAGTATCGGGTAAGCCTGAATATGCTTCTTTAATGGTTTCGCCAGTATCTTTTATATACTGACTACAGCCTGCTGTGGCAGCAAAAAGCAGAATGATCAGAATTCGGAAATGATTCATGGTAAATACATTTATTTTATTCGGGTGTTCCGAGGAGTTTTAGCGAGGATATGAAAACACCCTGAAAGGTTTCTTCAGGGTGTAAGGTTGCAAAACTATCTTGAGGTTCCGTCTGTAGCACTTGTTCCGCTTGTACCATCATTGTCGCTAGCTGCGGCAATAGCTACTGCTGTGATAGCAACGGCACTTACAGTTACAGCAGTTGCGGTGACAGTGCCAGTTGCAGCGGTTGTGGCTGTTGAAGCACCAGCTGCACCACCTGATGTAGCAGCTGGAGTGGTTTCTTCTCCTGCGGCTAGAGCGTTTGCAGACATACCAAGAGCACAAAGAATTGCAAGAGCGGCATTTCTCATTGTGAATCTCCTCCAAAAGTAAATATAAAAGCGCTTGTGGAGCGTATAAAGAAACACGCTCGATATAATCCTATGAGATATTTACAAAGATGTAAAAAGAATTACGCTTATAAAAAACTATTCTTAAATAAAGATCACTAATAATTATTCTGAAACGGATAAATTGTCAAACCTTATTTTTAATTTTTACCCTGGGCGAGATGTAAAGACATATAATCATTTCGCTAAATGAAGACCTAACAAAACACGCTAAAGTTTGCTTGTTTTTTTCACTCTTATTTTGTCGTAGAGCTGTTCGTAATTTTTCACCTAACAGAGCTCAATTTCGATTAAATTCATTAGTTTCAAGTGGTTATTGTTATCAATGATGCCAGATATAGACAATCGCTAGCCTATGCTATCTATTTATTTTCTTTTTTTTGAGAAACTCATTTGATTTTAAATTTTTTTGTTGACATTTATATACAATATAAATGTCAAAATCTTGCTTTATCAGGGTATTCTCGATAAATAAACATATTCTAATATACATAGATATATCATTTGAGATTTAAGCAAAACAAGGATATTATTCGCGGCTGAAAATTACACTAAGGTCAATAGTGTTTCGCTATTCATATGAATGTAACTGATCTCATTTTCCTTGGTTTGTGTTTTTTTGTTAATGAAGTTTTGCGTGGTGTATGTGGCTTTGCCCCTATACCCAATAAGATTTAATATTTGCTTATACGATTTGGCTTACAATGAAGATTGAGATAAACCGTTGTTTAATTGCTTTGCTGCCAGTAGTTCTGGGTGGCTGTGCTGTACCTGGCTCTCATTTGTCGACCAGCGACAAAAATTTAGTTTCTCACACTGCCGATAGTGAAATAGACAATCTTTCTGATGTTGTAAACCTATATCCGCTCACAGCGCAATCTGTGTCCCGCTATCAGGCAAAAGAGCGTTTGGCTCCTCAGTCTAACCCAAAGCTTGATATAGAAATCGCCAAATATCAGTACAAAGTGGGGATTGGGGACATATTAAACATTACTATTTGGGATCACCCGGAGCTAACTATACCGGCAGGCTCTTATCGCAGTGCTTCTGAAGCAGGGAATTGGGTTCATGCTGATGGGACGATTTTCTATCCATATATAGGTGTTGTTGAAGTGGCCGGTAAAACGGTTGGCGAGATACGTTTAGATGTGGCGAAGCGTTTGGCGAAATATATTGAGAGCCCACAGGTTGATGTCAATGTCGCTGCATTTCGCTCGAAGAAAACTTACGTAACGGGCGAGGTTTCAAAACCTGGCCAGCAAGCTATTACTAATATCCCACTGACTTTACTTGATGCCATTAACCGCTCTGGCGGTCTTGCTGAGAATGCCGATTGGCGAAACGTAACCTTAACTAGAAATGGTGTTGAAGAGCATGTTTCTCTTTATGGACTCATGCAAAGAGGGGACCTGACACAAAACAAGTTGCTACAAGCTGGTGATATTATTCATGTTCCCCGTAATGATGGCCAAAAGGTTTTTGTTATGGGAGAAGTCAATGAGCCAAAGCTTCTTAAGATAGACCGTGCCGGTATGACGCTCACGGAAGCTTTAAGTAGTGCTGGTGGTATCAATGAGTTGTCTGCGGATGCAACAGGCGTTTTTGTTATTAGAGCATCTGACAATAAATCAGAGAGGATGGCTGATGTATATCAACTTAATGTGAAAGATGCGTCTGCATTAGTCGTTGGTACTGAGTTTGACCTTAACCCTTACGATATTGTGTATGTGACTGCTGCACCAGTGAATCGTTGGAACCGTGTTCTAAGACAATTCTTGCCGACCATCAGTGGCTTTAATGAGTTAACCGAAGGTGTACTGCGTATCCGCAATTGGCCATAAATTTTATTGGTAATGTTTAAGAGGCTAATAATAGCCTCTTAAAGCTTAGATGAGATCTGGTTATGTTTACTAACATTCTTGTTGTGTGTGTAGGTAATATATGTCGCTCACCATTGGGTGAGGCAATGCTACAGAATCTATTGCCCCATAAGAAAATTGCATCGGCAGGGCTGGCGGCAGAGAAAAGTCGTTTAGTGGGTAAGCCAGCAGATGACAAAGCCATTTTTGTTGCAAATGAGCATGGCATTGATTTATCAAATCATCGCTCACAACAAGTCAGTTCAGCATTATGTGCAGAGTTTGACCTGATATTGGTGATGGAAAAAGGTCATATTGAAGCGATAACCGCGATTGCGCCGGAAGTTCGCGGAAAAACAATGTTATTTGGACACTGGACTGATCAGAAAGATATTCCTGATCCCTATAGGCAGAGTAAAGAAGCATTTGACTATGCGTATCAGCTTATTGATCAAGCCGCGCAGGCTTGGGTTAAGAGATTGTAGTTATTCAACCCAGATTGGGTGTTTAGGATTTTATAGATAATGACCACACTACAGATCAAGCAGCACGTAGGTGCTGCTTCTGATGAAATTGACTTAGGAAAGCTATTTGCCCTTTTTATGGATGGCAAGTGGATAATTCTTTTTACCACGGTAATTTTTGCCATTGCTGGAATAGCTTTTTCCCTATTATCAACACCTATTTATAAAGCAGACGCACTGATTCAAATTGAGCAGAAAAGCTCAGGCGGTATTTCGGCTATGGTTGGTGATATGGGCGATCTCTTCGCGCAAGAGTCGTCAGCAACCACTGAGATTGAGATCATTAAATCTCGTATGATACTCAGCGATACAGTGAATAAATTCAATTTGATGACGATTGCTGTGCCTGAGTATTTTCCTATTGTCGGTAAAGGAATTGCTCGCCTCCTTGGACAGCAGCCGAGAATTGAAGTGACACAGTTTGAATTACCAAAAGAAGATCAAGCGTTTGCTTATAAAATTAAGGTAACTGATGCTGAGCAGCGGTCTTATCAGCTGCTCACTGATGATGGTCTTGTTATTCTCTCCGGTCGCGTGGGTCAGCTGGCAAAAGCAGGTGAATATAAACTGTTTGTATCTCACTTAGATGCTACTAATAATACCGCTTTTAATATTGCTAAACGTAGTTCGTTAGAAGCTATTCAGTGGTTGAAGGACAACTTATCAATAAGTGAGCGAGGAAAGCAAACTGGTATCATCGAGCTGTCTTTTGTTGGCGAAGATAGAGCTAAAATACAAGCTATATTGAACGACATCAGCCAAAACTACTTTTTGCAAAATGTAAAACGAAACTCAGCAGAGGCTGAGAAAAGTTTAGCCTTTTTAAAAGAGCACTTACCATCTGTAAAAACAGAGCTAAATAGCGCAGAAAATCAGCTAAATACTTATCGCCAAGATAATGACTCTATAGATTTAAGCTTGGAAGCGAAATCAACATTGGAAGTAATGGTAAGACTTGAAGCTCAATTGAATGAACTGACGTTTAAAGAAAGTGAAATTAGCCAGCGTTTTACTATCGATCACCCTGCGTACAAATCTCTGTTGGATAAACGCCAAGTTCTACTTGAAGAGAAACAACGTTTAAATACTCAAGTACAAAAGCTGCCAAAAACGCAACGTGAAATCCTTCGCATGACTCGTGATGTTGAAGTTAACCAACAGATTTATATCCAGCTATTAAATAAGGTCCAAGAGCTTAATATAATCAAAGCTGGTACCGTAGGTAATGTTCGGATATTAGATGGTGCTCAAGTATTCGAGCGGGCAGTTAAGCCTAAAAAACCTCTTATTGTCGTCATTGCTACATTACTGGGTGGAATGTTAAGCGTAGCTTATGTATTACTCAAAGCAGCTTTTCATAAGGGGATTGAAAG
Coding sequences within it:
- the birA gene encoding bifunctional biotin--[acetyl-CoA-carboxylase] ligase/biotin operon repressor BirA, whose product is MKEHSIKLSILKSLSQGGFHSGEDLGEKFGISRAAISKHIKGIQAWGVDVFRVQGKGYQLANPMQLLNQDIIQAQTNNHVELIPIIDSTNQYLLDNINRLNSGSVCLSEYQLKGRGRRGREWISPFGTNLYLSMYWRLDAGMAAAMGLSLVVGVAIVEALEQLNLKEVKLKWPNDLYYQDRKLAGILVEMSGQAGGAANLVIGMGLNLMMTEQTEGITQPWASLCEVAGHQDIDRNQLAITMIKTLNRALLDYEQQGMQGFVDRWNRLDNFIHRPVKLIMGQREIIGVSRGINEQGAVLLETECGIETFIGGEISLRPHR
- the murB gene encoding UDP-N-acetylmuramate dehydrogenase translates to MQILANADLSRFHTFSIEQSCQYLVEVKTVDHIKDVYQNPKWSSLPKLMLGKGSNVLFTQPYQGVVLLNQLLGKTVTETADSWHLHIAGGENWPDLVKWSIEQGYLGLENLALIPGCAGTAPIQNIGAYGVEFKDLCEYVDVLCLKNFEVKRLSAEQCEFGYRDSVFKHDLHQQVVIVAIGIKLAKNWQPNTGYGPLQTLDNNGLTAKQVFERVCQVRIEKLPDPAKLGNAGSFFKNPIISHQHFLKLQQTYPNMVAYSTPQGVKVAAGWLIDQCQLKGAAVGGAEVHQNQALVLVNKGKASSDDVVKLAAKVYCEVFKKFQIQLEHEVRFIGSHTETNLANLIETL
- a CDS encoding polysaccharide biosynthesis protein; protein product: MVNLNSIWNLSRTYKRLVSMVVDILFVVVSFYAAYWSRIGHVKIFESYLIWYVVVGTLLVTVFAFMKLGLYRAVLRYLTFHALAIVCVGSIVSSVSIAVLAFYFGAWVPRSVPIIYGAFLCLLCGGSRLMVRVLVAQATDKGKKSVLIYGAGSAGRQLALALRSSETHKVIGFIDEDKTLYNTIIMGLKVKGISHAQSLISKYSVSQILLAVPSASRARRREILDSLVHLSAEVLTVPDMQDIVEGKAKIDELKDVAIEDLLGRDSVAPKPPLMEANIKGKVVMVTGAGGSIGSELCRQIIRQKPKALVLYELSEFALYQIDRELSGLLENEQIAVEVIPLLGSVQAVNRLATVMKSFGVNTVYHAAAYKHVPLVEYNVVEGVRNNVFGTYYAAKAAIEASVESFVLISTDKAVRPTNIMGTTKRMAELGLQALAEQEGNKENGTRFCMVRFGNVLGSSGSVIPLFKKQIVCGGPVTVTHPDIIRYFMTIPEAAQLVIQAGAMGKGGDVFVLDMGEPVKIADLAVNLIQLSGLELKDESNPYGDIEIKFSGLRPGEKLFEELLIEDNVSLTEHPRIMAANERFLPIDEYGELLNLLDSACHNFEHEKIRKLLVEAPTDFSPTDGIGDLVWRKLHALKDEADDAVIH
- the pssA gene encoding CDP-diacylglycerol--serine O-phosphatidyltransferase — translated: MMTRRNLFDQLPTLAQDPTQLETLFTAKDFRIRLIEAIRQASKRIYLVALYLEDDEAGREILTELYQAKQNNPGLDIKVCVDWHRAQRGLIGAEPGETNAAMYKNFATQNTHQIPVFGVPVRGREVFGVLHLKGFVIDDQVIYSGASLNNIYLNYNERYRFDRYQVLNNKSLADSMVRFIEAEMIEHPAVHDLSSPNQPNTKQIRTQIRQLRASLAKASYQYEPQTISQEQVALTPLVGVGKKRNKLNQTVNQLLAQAKEEIFICTPYFNFPRSVAREVKKAIRRGVNVTIVVGDKTANDFYISPEEEFKTIGGLPYLYERNLRLFAKANEAHIASRKLSIHLWKHDNNSFHLKGIWVDKRYMLITGSNLNPRAWSLDLENAILIQDKHQHLKTQFEKEAENILQHTQLICTYRQLEKAEDYPEAAQKLIRQITRVKADRILKQIL
- a CDS encoding GNAT family N-acetyltransferase; its protein translation is MSPIQIEVLDPVKLPLVARLYKSYYRSGKAKKDELTIAGSVDKQMIAVVRFKSVEENRLLTGMLVVPEFRSQGLAHRLMSYCEQYVLQSGDFCFAYSELESFYQQHGFVTLGSDSLPNTLKGLFERYSQKKSLVAMKYG